One Microbacterium marinum genomic window carries:
- the map gene encoding type I methionyl aminopeptidase — translation MIEILTPDQIDRARTTGGLVGDILHGIKERVKPGTNLLEIDAWAKDMILGAGAESCYVDYAPSFGRGPFGHYICTAVNDAVLHGRPRDQRVAAGDLLTLDLAIKTSGVAADAAISFTVGGGAHSENDPLITATERALAAGIEAAQPGNRIGDISHAIGEVLSGAGYPINMEFGGHGIGTTMHQDPHVSNNGRPGRGYRLRPGLMLAIEPWVMADTDVLVTDDDGWTLRSATGCRTAHTEHTVAITDDGPVILTRPTS, via the coding sequence ATGATCGAAATCCTCACCCCTGACCAGATCGACCGTGCCCGCACGACGGGTGGACTCGTCGGCGACATCCTGCACGGGATCAAGGAGCGGGTGAAGCCCGGGACGAACCTCCTCGAGATCGACGCGTGGGCGAAGGACATGATCCTCGGCGCGGGTGCCGAGTCCTGCTACGTCGACTACGCCCCCTCCTTCGGGCGCGGTCCGTTCGGGCATTACATCTGCACGGCCGTCAACGACGCGGTGCTGCACGGGCGACCGCGCGACCAGCGCGTCGCCGCGGGTGACCTGCTCACCCTCGACCTCGCGATCAAGACGAGCGGCGTCGCCGCGGACGCCGCGATCAGCTTCACGGTCGGCGGCGGGGCCCACTCCGAGAACGACCCGCTCATCACCGCGACCGAGCGCGCCCTGGCCGCGGGAATCGAGGCCGCTCAGCCCGGGAACCGCATCGGCGACATCTCCCACGCGATCGGCGAGGTGCTCTCGGGCGCCGGCTACCCGATCAACATGGAGTTCGGCGGCCACGGCATCGGCACGACGATGCACCAGGACCCCCACGTCTCGAACAACGGCCGCCCCGGCCGCGGCTACCGCCTGCGCCCCGGCCTCATGCTCGCCATCGAGCCGTGGGTCATGGCCGACACCGACGTGCTCGTCACCGACGACGACGGGTGGACCCTGCGCAGCGCGACCGGCTGCCGCACGGCTCACACGGAGCACACCGTCGCCATCACCGACGACGGTCCCGTGATCCTCACCCGCCCCACCTCCTGA
- a CDS encoding FAS1-like dehydratase domain-containing protein — MPVNPELQGRAFPPTVPYLVGREKVREFARAVFATDPQHDDVAAAQALGYPDVVAPPTFAMVIQDLTLQQLLAEPDSGIVLERVVHAEQRFRYTRPIVAGDELTGALTVTGIRAFGKGAMVTSEAEITDAAGSHVVTATSVLLVGGDE, encoded by the coding sequence GTGCCCGTGAATCCCGAGTTGCAAGGTCGAGCCTTCCCGCCGACCGTCCCGTACCTCGTCGGTCGCGAGAAGGTGCGCGAGTTCGCGCGTGCCGTCTTCGCCACCGACCCGCAGCACGACGACGTCGCCGCAGCGCAGGCGCTCGGCTACCCCGACGTCGTCGCGCCGCCCACCTTCGCGATGGTCATCCAAGACCTCACCCTCCAGCAGCTCCTCGCCGAGCCCGACTCCGGCATCGTTCTGGAGCGCGTCGTGCACGCCGAGCAGCGATTCCGCTACACGCGCCCCATCGTCGCGGGCGACGAACTCACCGGCGCGCTCACCGTCACCGGCATCCGTGCCTTCGGCAAGGGCGCGATGGTCACGAGCGAAGCCGAGATCACCGACGCCGCAGGAAGCCACGTCGTGACCGCGACCTCCGTGCTGCTCGTGGGAGGAGACGAATGA
- a CDS encoding helix-turn-helix domain-containing protein: MVRLPLSDAEIARGRRLGAVLRRARGDRSMLDVSLAAGVSPETLRKIEAGRIATPAFPTIAAIADVLGLSLDAVWAEVNSAALAR, from the coding sequence ATGGTGCGACTCCCGCTCTCGGATGCCGAGATCGCGCGCGGCCGACGGCTCGGCGCCGTGCTGCGGCGCGCCCGCGGGGACCGCTCCATGCTCGACGTCTCCCTCGCCGCCGGTGTCTCGCCCGAGACGCTCCGCAAGATCGAGGCCGGGAGGATCGCCACCCCCGCCTTCCCCACCATCGCCGCGATCGCCGACGTCCTCGGGCTCTCCCTCGACGCCGTCTGGGCAGAGGTCAACAGCGCCGCCCTCGCTCGCTGA
- a CDS encoding isocitrate lyase — protein sequence MNAYQNDIDAIRALKATHGAPWDAIDPESAARMRAQNRFRTGLEIAQYTADIMRRDMAEYDTDPSAYTQSLGVWHGFIGQQKLISIKKHLKSTKGRYLYLSGWMVAALRSEFGPLPDQSMHEKTSVPALIEELYTFLRQADARELDLLFAKLDAARAAGDETAAEFVRSQIDNFQTHVVPIIADIDAGFGNPEATYLLAKKMIEAGACAIQIENQVSDEKQCGHQDGKVTVPHEDFIAKLTAVRYAFLELGIDNGIIVARTDSLGAGLTQKLAVTREPGDLGDQYNSFLDTEEISHAELGNGDVVLARGDKLLRPKRLASNLFQFRPGTGEERVVLDCVTSLRNGADLLWIETEKPHIDQIAGMVDAIREEIPDAKLVYNNSPSFNWTLNFRQQAYDLLESEGADVSAYDRNNLMSAEYDDTDLARLADEKIRTFQRDGSARAGIFHHLITLPTYHTAALSTDDLAKGYFGDDGMLAYVRGVQRREIREGIATVKHQNMAGSDLGDSHKEYFAGEAALKAGGVHNTMNQFG from the coding sequence ATGAACGCCTACCAGAACGACATCGACGCGATCCGCGCACTCAAGGCCACCCACGGCGCCCCGTGGGACGCCATCGACCCCGAGTCGGCCGCACGGATGCGCGCACAGAACCGGTTCCGCACCGGGCTGGAGATCGCCCAGTACACCGCCGACATCATGCGCCGCGACATGGCCGAGTACGACACCGACCCCTCCGCCTACACCCAGTCGCTCGGGGTCTGGCACGGGTTCATCGGGCAGCAGAAGCTCATCTCGATCAAGAAGCACCTGAAGAGCACCAAGGGACGCTACCTGTACCTGTCCGGCTGGATGGTCGCCGCGCTTCGCTCCGAGTTCGGGCCGCTGCCCGACCAGTCCATGCACGAGAAGACGTCGGTCCCCGCGCTCATCGAGGAGCTCTACACGTTCCTCCGTCAGGCCGACGCCCGCGAGCTCGACCTGCTGTTCGCGAAGCTCGACGCGGCACGCGCGGCCGGCGACGAGACGGCGGCCGAGTTCGTCCGGTCGCAGATCGACAACTTCCAGACCCACGTCGTCCCGATCATCGCCGACATCGACGCCGGGTTCGGCAACCCCGAGGCGACCTACCTGCTGGCCAAGAAGATGATCGAGGCCGGGGCGTGCGCGATCCAGATCGAGAATCAGGTCTCCGACGAGAAGCAGTGCGGCCATCAGGACGGCAAGGTGACGGTTCCCCACGAGGATTTCATCGCCAAGCTCACCGCCGTCCGGTACGCGTTCCTCGAACTCGGCATCGACAACGGCATCATCGTCGCCCGCACCGACTCCCTGGGAGCAGGGCTCACCCAGAAGCTCGCCGTGACCCGCGAACCCGGCGACCTCGGCGACCAGTACAACTCCTTCCTCGACACGGAGGAGATCTCCCACGCGGAGCTCGGCAACGGCGACGTCGTCCTCGCCCGGGGCGACAAGCTGCTGCGCCCCAAGCGTCTGGCCAGCAACCTGTTCCAGTTCCGCCCGGGGACGGGAGAGGAGCGCGTGGTGCTCGACTGCGTCACGTCGCTCCGCAACGGCGCCGACCTGCTGTGGATCGAGACCGAGAAGCCGCACATCGACCAGATCGCCGGCATGGTCGACGCGATCCGCGAGGAGATCCCCGACGCGAAGCTCGTCTACAACAACAGCCCGTCGTTCAACTGGACGCTGAACTTCCGCCAGCAGGCCTACGACCTGCTCGAGAGCGAGGGCGCCGACGTCTCCGCGTACGACCGGAACAATCTCATGAGCGCGGAGTACGACGACACCGACCTCGCGCGGCTCGCCGACGAGAAGATCCGCACGTTCCAGCGCGACGGGTCGGCGCGCGCCGGCATCTTCCACCACCTGATCACGCTGCCGACGTACCACACGGCCGCGCTGTCGACCGATGATCTCGCGAAGGGCTACTTCGGAGACGACGGCATGCTCGCCTACGTCCGGGGCGTGCAGCGCCGAGAGATCCGCGAGGGCATCGCGACGGTGAAGCACCAGAACATGGCGGGCAGCGACCTGGGCGACTCCCACAAGGAGTACTTCGCCGGGGAGGCCGCGCTGAAGGCCGGTGGCGTGCACAACACGATGAACCAGTTCGGCTGA
- a CDS encoding UDP-N-acetylmuramate dehydrogenase — translation MPEIDPVPLAQLTTLRVGGTPRRTVEARTRDELVDTLRDLWSENEPWLVVGGGSNLLFGDDDFEGTVVLVRTEGVERLSSPHEGRVRLRIQAGHPWDDLVAQTVAAGLSGIEAMSGIPGTTGAAPIQNVGAYGQEIVETLVEVELLDEATGEVATVPASELGLGLRTSVLKKHYGSVPERSAVILSVTLELRQVGHGDVPVQGAQLRTALGLAEDAAVSLGWIRETVLATRARKGMVLDDADNDTWSAGSFFQNPVVSAEFAATLPPEAPRWPMAPEPAADTIIPLDRFEGFIPPRPTSLPPVKVSAAWLIEHAGMAKGFRLPRSRASLSTKHALALTNRGSASAEEVAALARLIQQRVQSEFGILLQPEPVLVGVEL, via the coding sequence ATGCCCGAGATCGATCCCGTTCCACTCGCGCAGCTGACCACGCTGCGCGTCGGCGGCACCCCGCGTCGCACCGTCGAAGCGCGCACCCGCGACGAGCTCGTCGACACGCTCCGCGACCTGTGGAGCGAGAACGAGCCGTGGCTCGTCGTCGGCGGGGGATCGAACCTGCTCTTCGGAGACGACGACTTCGAGGGAACCGTCGTCCTCGTGCGCACCGAGGGCGTCGAGCGGCTGTCATCGCCGCACGAGGGCCGTGTGCGGCTCCGCATCCAGGCCGGACACCCCTGGGACGACCTCGTCGCCCAGACCGTCGCCGCTGGGCTCAGCGGCATCGAGGCGATGTCGGGCATCCCCGGCACGACCGGCGCCGCCCCGATCCAGAACGTCGGCGCCTACGGGCAGGAGATCGTCGAGACCCTGGTCGAGGTCGAACTCCTCGACGAGGCGACGGGCGAGGTCGCCACCGTCCCGGCATCCGAGCTCGGTCTGGGACTGCGTACCTCGGTGCTGAAGAAGCACTACGGGTCGGTTCCCGAACGCTCCGCCGTCATCCTCTCGGTCACCCTCGAGCTCCGGCAGGTCGGGCACGGTGACGTCCCGGTGCAGGGAGCGCAGCTGCGGACGGCCTTGGGTCTGGCGGAGGATGCCGCGGTGTCCCTCGGCTGGATCCGCGAGACGGTCCTCGCGACCCGTGCACGCAAGGGCATGGTCCTCGACGACGCCGACAACGACACGTGGAGTGCGGGATCGTTCTTCCAGAACCCCGTGGTCTCGGCCGAGTTCGCCGCCACCCTCCCGCCGGAGGCGCCCCGCTGGCCGATGGCCCCCGAGCCCGCCGCCGACACGATCATCCCCCTCGACCGGTTCGAGGGCTTCATCCCGCCGCGGCCGACGAGCCTTCCGCCGGTGAAGGTGAGCGCCGCGTGGCTTATCGAGCACGCCGGCATGGCGAAGGGGTTCCGCCTGCCCCGCTCCCGTGCGTCGCTGTCCACAAAGCACGCGCTGGCGCTGACCAACCGCGGATCCGCCAGTGCCGAGGAGGTCGCTGCGCTCGCGAGGCTCATCCAGCAGCGTGTGCAGTCCGAGTTCGGCATCCTGCTTCAGCCCGAGCCGGTGCTCGTCGGCGTCGAGCTCTAG
- a CDS encoding DEAD/DEAH box helicase, which translates to MPETRQDQAGDTPALPGFDELGLTGPVLAAIKDLGYETPSAIQAATIPVLLGGRDVVGMAQTGTGKTAAFALPIMENLDLTQKTPQALVLAPTRELALQVCEAFESYAARMKNVHILPVYGGQGYGVQLSALRRGVHIVVGTPGRIMDHLEKGTLDLSELKNLVLDEADEMLKMGFAEDVEQILAQTPEEKQVALFSATMPASIRRLAQQYLRDPEEITVKTKTSTNTNITQRYLIVSYQQKVDALTRILEVEDFDGMIIFVRTKNETETLAEKLRARGFSAAPINGDIPQPQRERSIQQLKDGKLDILVATDVAARGLDVERISHVVNFDIPTDTESYVHRIGRTGRAGRKGDAISFVTPRERYLLAHIERATRQAPTQMQLPTTEDINSTRLTRFDDAITAALAETDRIAGFRDVIAHYVRNHDVPEQDVAAALAVVAQGETPLLLDPAADQLAKTLAADAQRGVRKERTDRPDGGGRERRSKGDFTTYRIDVGRRQRVEPRQIVGALANEGGLGRDDFGAITIRPDFSLVELPTSMDSSVLDRLRDTRISGQRINIAPDRGRPGHRRDDTRRDDTRRDDTRRDRPQRSFDDRPARKPRHKND; encoded by the coding sequence GTGCCCGAGACCCGCCAGGACCAGGCCGGTGACACCCCCGCCCTCCCCGGCTTCGACGAGCTGGGTCTGACCGGTCCCGTCCTCGCCGCCATCAAGGACCTCGGCTACGAGACGCCCTCCGCGATCCAGGCCGCCACCATCCCCGTCCTCCTCGGCGGCCGCGACGTCGTCGGCATGGCGCAGACCGGCACCGGCAAGACGGCCGCGTTCGCGCTGCCGATCATGGAGAACCTCGACCTGACCCAGAAGACGCCGCAGGCGCTCGTCCTGGCACCGACCCGTGAGCTCGCGCTCCAGGTGTGCGAGGCGTTCGAGTCGTACGCCGCCCGCATGAAGAACGTGCACATCCTCCCCGTCTACGGCGGACAGGGCTATGGCGTGCAGCTGTCGGCCCTCCGCCGCGGCGTGCACATCGTCGTCGGCACCCCCGGGCGCATCATGGACCACCTCGAGAAGGGCACCCTCGACCTCTCCGAGCTGAAGAACCTCGTGCTCGACGAGGCCGACGAGATGTTGAAGATGGGCTTCGCCGAGGACGTCGAGCAGATTCTCGCGCAGACGCCCGAAGAGAAGCAGGTCGCCCTCTTCTCGGCGACCATGCCGGCATCCATCCGCCGTCTCGCGCAGCAGTACCTGCGCGACCCGGAGGAGATCACGGTCAAGACCAAGACCTCCACGAACACGAACATCACGCAGCGCTACCTGATCGTGTCGTACCAGCAGAAGGTCGACGCGCTCACCCGCATCCTCGAGGTCGAGGACTTCGACGGGATGATCATCTTCGTCCGCACCAAGAACGAGACCGAGACCCTCGCCGAGAAGCTGCGCGCCCGCGGCTTCAGCGCAGCGCCCATCAACGGCGACATCCCGCAGCCGCAGCGAGAGCGCAGCATCCAGCAGCTCAAGGACGGCAAGCTCGACATCCTCGTCGCGACCGACGTCGCCGCGCGCGGCCTCGACGTGGAGCGCATCAGCCACGTCGTGAACTTCGACATCCCCACCGACACCGAGTCGTACGTGCACCGCATCGGCCGCACCGGCCGCGCCGGCCGCAAGGGCGACGCGATCAGCTTCGTCACCCCGCGCGAGCGCTACCTGCTCGCCCACATCGAACGCGCCACGCGCCAGGCGCCGACGCAGATGCAGCTGCCGACGACCGAGGACATCAACTCGACGCGTCTCACCCGCTTCGACGACGCGATCACCGCCGCGCTCGCCGAGACCGACCGCATCGCCGGCTTCCGTGACGTGATCGCCCACTACGTCCGCAACCACGACGTGCCCGAGCAGGACGTCGCCGCAGCGCTCGCCGTCGTGGCCCAGGGCGAGACGCCGCTGCTGCTCGACCCGGCTGCCGACCAGCTCGCGAAGACGCTCGCCGCCGACGCGCAGCGCGGCGTGCGCAAGGAGCGCACCGACCGCCCCGACGGCGGCGGGCGGGAGCGGCGCAGCAAGGGCGACTTCACCACGTACCGCATCGACGTGGGGCGCCGCCAGCGCGTCGAGCCGCGGCAGATCGTCGGTGCCCTCGCGAACGAGGGCGGGCTCGGCCGTGACGACTTCGGAGCGATCACGATCCGCCCGGACTTCTCCCTCGTGGAGCTGCCCACCTCGATGGACTCGTCGGTCCTCGATCGCCTCCGCGACACCCGCATCTCGGGCCAGCGGATCAACATCGCGCCCGACCGTGGTCGTCCCGGTCACCGCCGCGACGACACCCGCCGCGACGACACGCGCCGCGACGACACCCGCCGCGACCGGCCGCAGCGCTCCTTCGACGACCGTCCGGCGCGCAAGCCCCGACACAAGAACGACTGA
- a CDS encoding MaoC/PaaZ C-terminal domain-containing protein: protein MSAAPAVGDIVAERTVHLTRASLVRYAGASGDFNPIHFNDAVAERVGLPGVLAHGMLTMGLAVETVVEWLGDSGRILEYGVRFTRPVVVDTDAGADVTVVAKVGAVDDDALRLDLTVSHDGTTVLGKAQVRVRAAS from the coding sequence ATGAGCGCCGCACCCGCCGTCGGCGACATCGTCGCCGAGCGCACCGTCCACCTGACGCGCGCATCCCTCGTCCGGTACGCCGGCGCCTCGGGAGACTTCAACCCGATCCACTTCAACGACGCCGTCGCCGAACGCGTCGGCCTGCCCGGCGTCCTCGCCCACGGCATGCTCACCATGGGCCTGGCCGTCGAGACCGTCGTCGAGTGGCTCGGCGACTCGGGTCGCATCCTCGAATACGGCGTGCGGTTCACCCGCCCCGTGGTCGTCGACACCGACGCGGGCGCCGATGTGACCGTCGTCGCGAAGGTCGGTGCCGTCGACGACGACGCGCTGCGCCTCGATCTGACGGTCAGCCACGACGGCACCACGGTGCTCGGCAAGGCGCAGGTCCGCGTCCGCGCGGCATCCTGA
- a CDS encoding sulfite exporter TauE/SafE family protein, translating into MTSAAPRTARFVVLCILIGLIAGLMSGMFGVGGGTVIVPLLVFLLGFDQKLAAGTSLAAIVPTATVGVISYGLNGTVAWIPALILAAAAVVGAQLGTWLLARLPQNAIRWGFVGFLVVVIVMLFIVIPSRDATLPLNIWTILALVALGLFTGTAAGLLGVGGGVIVVPALMMLFGTSDLEAKGTSLLMMIPTAISGTIGNLRRSNVDLVAAACIGIAACTTTALGAWVATLLDPFTANILFAAFLTFIATQLALKAWRASRDARSAR; encoded by the coding sequence ATGACTTCGGCCGCCCCGCGCACCGCGCGCTTCGTCGTCCTCTGCATCCTGATCGGGCTCATCGCGGGCCTCATGTCGGGCATGTTCGGCGTCGGCGGCGGCACCGTGATCGTCCCGCTGCTCGTGTTCCTGCTCGGCTTCGACCAGAAGCTCGCCGCCGGCACCTCGCTCGCCGCGATCGTCCCGACCGCGACGGTCGGCGTCATCTCTTACGGGTTGAACGGCACGGTCGCCTGGATCCCCGCCCTCATCCTCGCGGCGGCGGCCGTCGTCGGCGCGCAGCTTGGCACCTGGCTGCTCGCACGCCTGCCGCAGAACGCGATCCGGTGGGGCTTCGTCGGCTTCCTCGTCGTCGTCATCGTGATGCTGTTCATCGTGATCCCGTCGAGGGATGCCACGTTGCCCCTGAACATCTGGACGATCCTCGCCCTCGTGGCCCTGGGCCTGTTCACCGGCACCGCCGCGGGCCTGCTCGGCGTCGGCGGGGGAGTGATCGTCGTCCCGGCGCTCATGATGCTGTTCGGCACGAGCGACCTCGAGGCCAAGGGCACGTCGCTGCTCATGATGATCCCGACCGCTATCTCGGGCACCATCGGCAACCTCCGCCGCTCCAACGTCGACCTCGTCGCGGCGGCGTGCATCGGCATCGCCGCGTGCACGACGACCGCGCTCGGCGCCTGGGTCGCGACGCTCCTCGACCCGTTCACCGCGAACATCCTGTTCGCCGCGTTCCTCACCTTCATCGCGACGCAGCTGGCCCTCAAGGCCTGGCGGGCGAGCCGCGACGCGCGCAGCGCGCGCTGA
- a CDS encoding aminotransferase class I/II-fold pyridoxal phosphate-dependent enzyme → MTERAPLSRKLTAIAESATLKVDAKAKSLQAAGRPVISYAAGEPDFPTPQFIVDAAAEALRDPANFRYTPAAGLPVLREAIAAKTLRDSGLEVAPSQVIVTNGGKQAVYQAFQAVVNPGDEVLLPAPYWTTYPEAIALADGIPVEVFAGADQEYKVTVEQLEAARTDKTTVLVFVSPSNPTGAVYTADETAAIGEWALEHGIWVVTDEIYQNLVYEGARAVSIVEAVPALAEQTILVNGVAKTYAMTGWRVGWMVGPTAAIKAAGNLQSHLSSNVNNIAQRAALAALTGPQDEAEKMRQAFDHRRGLIVSELAKIPGVTVPNPLGAFYVYPDVTGLLGREWDGVRIDTSLELADFILERAEVAVVPGEAFGPSGYLRLSYALGEDQLLEGVQRLQRLFG, encoded by the coding sequence GTGACCGAACGCGCTCCCCTCTCCCGCAAGCTCACCGCCATCGCCGAGTCCGCGACCCTCAAGGTCGATGCCAAGGCGAAGTCGCTGCAGGCGGCCGGCCGCCCGGTCATCTCCTACGCGGCGGGAGAGCCCGACTTCCCGACCCCGCAGTTCATCGTGGATGCCGCGGCCGAGGCCCTCCGCGACCCCGCGAACTTCCGGTACACGCCCGCCGCCGGCCTCCCGGTGCTGCGCGAGGCGATCGCCGCGAAGACCCTGCGCGACTCCGGGCTCGAAGTCGCCCCGTCGCAGGTGATCGTCACCAACGGCGGCAAGCAGGCGGTGTACCAGGCGTTCCAGGCGGTCGTGAACCCGGGCGACGAGGTGCTTCTGCCCGCGCCGTACTGGACGACCTACCCCGAGGCGATCGCCCTCGCCGACGGCATCCCCGTCGAGGTCTTCGCCGGAGCCGACCAGGAGTACAAGGTCACCGTCGAGCAGCTCGAGGCGGCGCGCACCGACAAGACGACCGTGCTCGTCTTCGTGTCGCCGTCGAACCCGACCGGCGCGGTGTACACCGCCGACGAGACCGCCGCGATCGGCGAGTGGGCGCTCGAGCACGGCATCTGGGTCGTGACCGACGAGATCTACCAGAACCTGGTCTACGAAGGTGCCCGCGCCGTGTCGATCGTCGAGGCGGTGCCGGCGCTCGCGGAGCAGACGATCCTCGTCAACGGCGTCGCGAAGACGTACGCGATGACCGGGTGGCGCGTGGGCTGGATGGTCGGCCCGACCGCCGCCATCAAGGCGGCCGGCAACCTGCAGTCCCACCTGAGCTCGAACGTCAACAACATCGCGCAGCGCGCGGCGTTGGCCGCCCTCACCGGGCCGCAGGACGAGGCCGAGAAGATGAGGCAGGCGTTCGACCACCGCCGCGGTCTGATCGTGTCGGAGCTGGCGAAGATCCCGGGCGTGACGGTGCCGAACCCGCTGGGCGCGTTCTACGTCTACCCCGACGTCACCGGTCTTCTGGGCCGCGAGTGGGACGGCGTCCGCATCGACACGTCGCTCGAGCTGGCCGATTTCATCCTCGAACGCGCCGAGGTGGCCGTGGTGCCCGGCGAGGCGTTCGGGCCGTCGGGCTACCTGCGCCTGTCCTACGCCCTTGGCGAGGACCAGCTGCTCGAGGGTGTCCAGCGCCTGCAGCGCCTCTTCGGCTGA